Part of the Oscillibacter hominis genome is shown below.
GAGGCCCGGCGTGGAGGATGCGGAGCAGGTGGCTGTCCCCACCCGGAGCATGACCTCACAGCCGATGCCGCCCTTGAGCGTCTGGCCGCTGCTCAGCGTCACCAGGGTAAAGGTGGAAGCTGTACCTGACGTACCGGAGCCGCCTCCCTGGGCGGCGATCCTGCTGTCCACCTTGCTGAGGATAGCGTTGAAATATGTATCATTCAGATAGCTGAGCGTCACCAGCGGGTCCCCGGAGGAGCCCACGTCCGCAGCCACTGAGACGGTTGCCGTCAAGATCAGGCTGGCAAGGGTCATGCACACTGCGCGAAAGATCCAGTTGTTTTTCTTCATGGCGATCTCCCTTTCTTTTGTAAGGCGCCGCGAAAAAGAAATATGTATTCTTTTTCGCGGCGCTCTGCTCTATACCAGTTGGTCGTGCTGCTGCAGACCAAAACTCACTGCTATCGCCGTATCGATCTGCTCCATCACCGCATCGTCGGCCTTTCCCATCTTCTCCCGCAGCCTGCGCTTATCCAGCGTACGGACCTGTTCCAGAAGCACCACCGAATCCCGGGTCAAACCGGAACGGGCAGCAGAAAGTTCAATGTGGGTGGGCAGTCTGGCTTTCCCTGTCTGTGAGGTGATCGCAGCCGCGATCACAGTGGGGCTGTACCGGTTGCCGGTATCGTTTTGAATGATCAGAACCGGACGGACGCCTCCCTGCTCGCTGCCTACCACCGGGCTGAGGTCGGCGTAATAAATGTCGCCGCGCTTTACGCTTGTATCCACAAAGTTCACACTCCGCCGAAAGAAGTACCCGTCATTCCCCAGCAGGAATGAGGCCACTCTCATTCTCCCACGCATCCGCGGAATTTATACTTTGGCTGTTGAAAATTCCAGCGTTCCCAGACCCCGAGTCATTCTATGCGCGAGCTCCGGACAGAGTGCTTGATTCACTTGTGTTACAGCTGCAGCATCAGGTTTCGCTCGACGGCCCTGCCGCCTTCCAGATAGATCCTTGGCACCCGCCTGGATACCGCGCACAGCAGTTCATAGGTTATGGTGCCCGCCAGTTCCGCCATGCGGTCCACGGAGTTGTGCTCTCCAAAAACCTCCACCTCGTCGCCGGGGCCCACACCCGGCAGGTCCGTCAGATCGGCCATACACATGTCCATGCAGATCCGGCCCCGGATGGGTGCCTCCCCCTCCCGGGTCAGCACCTGCCAGCGGTTGGAAAGGCAGCGGGAAAACCCGTCGGCGTATCCGATGGGCAGAACGCCGATGCGGCTGGGGCCCCGTCCGGTAAAGTAGGTCCGCCCATAACTGACGGAGGTGTCGGGCTCAAACTCCTTCACCTGCCCCACAGCGGTCTTCAGCGCCATCACCGGCTTCAACCCCAAATCCCGTGAAACCTGTCCCGTACCGTAGAGCAGGATGCCGGGCCGCACCATATCCCAGGCAAATTCGGGATAGTAGGCCGTGGCCCCGCTGTTGGCGCAGTGGTGGATGGCAAAGCGCATGCAGGCCCGGCGCTCCACCTCCTCCACCATATGGCGGAAGCGCTCAAACTGAAGCTTGGTAAAGGCCCGGTGGTCGGCGCACTCCGGCTCATCGGCCACGCAAAAGTGCATAAAGATGCCCTCCCACTCCAGGCCCGGCAGCCGCACCGCCTGTAAAATCTCATCGAGGCTGCGCTCAAAGTGGGCCTCGTCGCACTGAAAGCCAAGCCGGCCCATGCCGGTATCCAGCTTCAGGTGCACCCTGAGGGTGCTGCCCGCCGCCGAAGCCTCTTTGGAATAGGCCCGGGCCATCTCCAGAGACGGCACATCCTGGGCCACGTTGTGTGCAATCAGGACGGAGGTCATTTCCGACGGGGTATACCCCAGTACAAGGATCGGCAGATGGATTTCCCCTTGGCGCAGTTCCTCCGCCTCTTCCACGTTGGATACGGCCAGATAATCCGCGCCCAGCTGCTCCAGCTTCCGGGCCACGTGCACGGCGCCATGCCCATAGGCGTCCGCCTTGACCACGCCAAGGAATTTTGCCTGGGGCCCGGCCTGGCGGCGGAGCGCCTGATAATTGTATGCCAAGTGGTCCAGATTGATCTCCGCCCACGTACGCCTGAGCGTTTTTTCCATCGTTTCCATTTCCCCTTGCTCTGATCCGGAGGGCGCCGCATCCTACGACGCTTCCTGCTGTGTCAATTCCTGCCCTATTGTATCACCAAATGTAAACTCCGTAAACTCCGCCTTTAAAATTATTTCCTCATCCACCGCAATTTCCCCGTGGACCGGTGCCCCGCTCTCCTCGCTGAGCCAGACGGTGGACACCACCTTGCCTCCGTTTTCCCCGGTCAGGTCGCAGCTGACCCGGACGCAGGGCGTTTCTCCCCAGTCCTCCCGGCTCTCCTCTATCAGCCAGCCCTCCCGGAGCGAGCGCATCAGCAGCGGAAGCGCCATTGCGGGGGAGATTTCCTCGCTGCTCAGCGTCCCGGCCGGCAGCACCATGTCCGCGTAGGTCAGCGTCAGATTCTCTCCCTCCACGGAGGCCTTCAGCCCGGCCAGGTACTCCGGCTCCACCACCTCCACCTCAGAGGTTCCTTCGCTTTCATACGCACAGCGCAGGGTGTAGGACTGGGCCTGATCTTCCGCTCCAAAGGTGATTTGCGCCTCCATGGTAAAGCTGTCCGCAGAACGGTAGCGCTCCAACAGACTCTCCTCTTCCTCCGGCGCGGCGCCGCACGCACAGAGAACCAGCAGCATTTGTGCGCAAAAAAGCAGCATCAGCCTGCGCACACGGTCTCCCCCTTCAATTTTCAGATTCGGATGCTTTGGAAGGCGGCGGGGATCCGGCCAATCATATCCTGCGGCGTCATGGCGTACTCCGTCAGCGCTTGGGCGGCCAGGTCCCCCGCCCTTCCGTGGAGCCACACCGCCGCTCCGGCGGCAGCCATGGGCCCGGCCCCCTGGGCAAGGAGGGAGACCAGCATCCCGGCCAGCACGTCTCCGCTGCCGCCCTTTGCCATGCCGGAGTTCCCGGTGGTGTTGATCAGCGCCGTCCCCGCCGGCGAGACAACCACCGTGGCGTGGCCCTTGAGCACCAGATAGCAGCCGTGGCGCCGGGCAAACTCCCGGGCAGCATCCACCCGGTCACCGCTGCTCAGGTCCCCGCCGATCCGGGCAAACTCCCCATCGTGGGGCGTGAGTACCGTCACCTTCCCCTTCCGGCGATCCAGTACATCTATATGGCCTTCCAGTGCATTTATGCCGTCGGCGTCCAGCACCACCGGTACACCGAGCTGATCCAGGAGCGTGCGCATCAGCCAGGCCGCCTCCGAAGCGCGGCCAACCCCCGGCCCAATCAGCACGGCGTCGCTTCCGGAGGCCCGTTCCAGGACACCCTGTAAAGCTTTTTTACTGAACTGTCCTTTTGTATCAGGAAGCGGATAGGGCATAGGCTCTTCACATTTTCCGGCCGCGATGGCGTAGATGCTCTCCGGCACCCCAAGCGTCACCAGGCCGCAGCCTGTCCGCGCCGCCGCCCTTGCCGCAAGCACAGGAGCGCCGGTATACCCCACGCTTCCCGCCAAGAGATACGCTTTTCCAAAGGTACCCTTGTGGCCGTCCGGCTTGCGCCGGGGCAGAACCCCGCGCACATAGTCCGCGTCAATGCTCTGGGTCAAATAGGTCCCCTGCCTGACAAGCTCGGAAGGAATCCCGATGTCCCAGACCTGCAGCCGCCCGGTGCAGAGCTTCCCGTCTCCGGCAAAGTGCCCGATCTTAGGCATTGTAAAGGTAATCGTCCTGTCGGCGCGCACCGCTGTTCCAAGGATACGCCCCGTGTCCGCCTCCACGCCGCTGGCAATGTCCGCCGAAACCACCAGGGCCTCGGACCGGTTGATCCGCTCAATTAGCGCAGTGAGCGCCGGGTCCTGGATGGGACGGGAGAGCCCCACGCCGAACAGCGCGTCCACGATCACCTGGCTGCGGCGCACAAATTGATAGAGTTCAGCATCCGGTCGCCACTGCTCCAAGTTCACCCCCGCGTCGCTGAGACGCCGGGTCATCTCCTTTGCATCCTCCGTCATCTTCTCATAACTGCCCACCAGGAACGCCCGGACCTGCATGCCGGAGCGGGCAAGCAGCCGGGCGGCGGCAATGCCGTCCCCACCGTTGTTTCCCGTACCGCAGAATACGGAGGCCGCGGATTTGCCCGGCCTCTCCTTCAGCTCCTTCAGGACGGCCTGAGCCACCCCCTCCGCCGCCCGCTCCATCAGCTCTGTGGAGGGGATTTTCCACTCCTCAATGGCGGCGCGGTCCAGCTCCTTCATCTGCGCGGTTGTTGCAATCAGCACAGCAAGCACCTCCTAAATGACCTGACGTTTCTCCGCATGATTCGGGAGTATACCATATAATTATAATTTTGCAAAGACTTCTGCGGATAGTTGTTGACGCGCCGCTCTGCTGCTCCTATACTAATAAAAAGAAATGGGGTGTTTCTCATGACACGCAAAAGCGGACTTCCTCTGCTCCTGTCCCTTCTTTTCTTGTCCGCTTGCGGGCCCTCTGTCCAGGGCGGCGCTTGCTCCGGGGAACAGCAGCCTACCACGGCAGCGGAGGTGCTTGCCGCCTATGACGATGCCTGTGAGGCATACGACTGGTTCAACCTGGCCACCCTGCCCTGCACCGGCGATGCTGTGGCGGAGGCCGGACGGGAATACCGGATGGTGGATCAGCCGGGGTTTTCCACCCTGAACGATCTGAGCTCCCATTTAAAATTGCTTTTTTCCGACGACCTGACGGAGCAGCTGCTCTCTGAGGGCACCTATCGGGAGATCGACGGGAAGCTCTACTGTGCCGAGGGCGGCAGAGGGGCCAATCTCTACCTTCTGGATAAGCGGGCGGAAGCCGCCCACATGGAGGATGGTACATGGAATGTGACAGTGACCTTTTATGCCTGGGATGACTTCAACCCGCCCCAGCTCACCGCAGGGCTGTCCCAGCGGGTGCTCACCTATGGGTATGAAGATGGGCGATGGTGCTTTTTGGACTTCTGCCCCTCTGATGATCTGGATTTGGAGGCAGACACCGTATTCACCTTCTCCTATGACACAGAGACTTTCCACTCAACAGAGTTTGCAGACTATACCAACCTACAGCTGTGCTGCTATCTTCTGAAGGCCGACGGTGCCTACTCGGAGGAGCCGGGTGACCTTTTGTTCCAGCGGTTTTTAGACGCACCGGAGGAGATGATGGCCACGCTGGCCCAGTTGTGCTCTGCCTGGCAAACCCGGGTGGCTCCCATCATCGGCTATAACGGGGTCTATCGACTCACTCCTTCAGAGCAGATATCCTTTGAGGAGCTGATGGACTCTTACAGCCCCAAAACGGAGGAGGAGCAGGCGGTTCTCGGCCTCATCTCCGCCGCCTATGATCAGGCCGCCATCGCAAGCGCCGCCAGCAATGCCGCCTGACGGTTCTCCGCGCACCAGAATCTGTTTGCCGCAAAGGTTTTCAAAAGGCACACTGCGCATTCTGGCAGTGTGCCTTTTTATTTGGCTGTCCTCAATAAGTGTGCTGAACAGAGATTTTCAGATGGCCAGATATGCCCCCATTGTGTCAAGAAGAATAGAGTTAAGTTTGGTAGATATGCTGAAAGACAAGCCGCAACTTCCTTTTGATTTGGAGGTAATTTCCAATGAGATGTCCGTATTGTAATGAAGAAATGCAAAAGGGGTTTATACCCAACGGAGGTCAACCTGTTCAATGGATTCCAGATGGGGGAAAGCCCTCTTTACTATCCTTTTCAATTGCAGAAAAAGGAGTCCTTCTTATTAGTAAGTTCAGCCCATTAAAAGTAAATGGATACAGAGCAGAGGCTCATTATTGTTCAAAATGCAAGGTTGTTATTGCACCCACTAAGGAGTAATTGATTATAAAAATTGCTCTTGTTTTTCGGCATCAACATTCATGGCTAACACAGCCTTTTATTTTTGCTCTCTCCCTCTGGCAGCTGGCGCCGGGGGCGGCCGCATGCCTGGTGGATGCGCAATCGCGGAGCGTATGGAATTTTCTCCTTGCATTTCCCCCTTTTTTGTGCTATAAGTGATATTTGATATCAGCTATGAACGGGAAAATAGCGGGATATGCGTCCTTCAGAGAGGGCCGGTCACCCGGCTGCGAGCCGGCCTGGGACGTGCTGCTTGGTTCGCCCGGGAGCTGCCGTGGAGACACGGCCGGAGCGCCCTCCGTTATCCGGGCAGCAAGTGCGCGCAGTCATCCTGCGTGAATTTGGGTGGTACCGCGGAAGATGGCCTTTCGTCCCAATTTGATGGGACGAGGGGCTTTTATTTTTGTCCCCGCAACCCAAGCATCTCATCATCAGTTTTCCGCAGCCCACTGCGGAGCGTTAAGAGGAGTGTCAACATGAAGCAGCAATTGGAGCAGATCCGAACCCACGCGCTATCGTCCATCGCCGGCACCCGTGCCGCAGCCGACCTGGAAGCGCTGCGTGTTCAATACCTGGGCAAAAAAGGCGAACTGACCGCTGTCTTGAAACAGATGGGCAAGCTGGCCGCCGAAGAGCGGCCCATCATCGGCCAATTGGCCAACGACGTCCGCGCCGCCGTGGAGGCCGCCATCGAGCAGCAGTCTGCTCTGCTGGAGCGTCAGGCTCTGGCCGACCGGCTGGAGCAGGAGACGGTGGACGTCACCATCCCCGGCACCCGCCAGGAGGTGGGCCACGCCCATCCCATGTATCAGGTGCTGGACGAAATCAAGGACATCTTCATCGGCATGGGCTTCCAGATCCTGGACGGCCCTGAGGTGGAGCAGTCCGACTACAACTTCACCAGGCTCAACACGCCGGACGACCACCCCGCCCGGGAGTGGTCCGACACCTTCTATTTTGACAACGGCTCCAAGGCCCTTCTGCGGACCCAGACCTCCCCCATGCAGATCCGGGCCATGGAGACGGTGCCCCTGCCCATCCGGGTCATTGTCCCCGGCCGGGTGTACCGCAAGGATGAGGTGGACGCCACCCACTCCCCCATGTTCCATCAGATCGAGGGCCTGGTGGTGGACAAGGGCATCACCATGGCGGATTTGAAGGGCACGCTGAACACAGTGATCCGCGCCATCTACGGCGAGAACACCGTCACCCGCTTCCGCCCCCATCACTTCCCCTTCACCGAGCCCTCCTGTGAGATGGACATGCAGTGCCACAAATGCGGCGGCAAGGGCTGCCCCACCTGCAAGGGCGAGGGCTGGATCGAGGTGCTGGGCGCAGGCATGGTCCACCCCAAGGTGCTCTCGGGCTGCAATGTGGACCCGGACGTCTACTCCGGCTTTGCTTTTGGCATGGGCCTGGAGCGGTTGGCCATGGGCCGGTTCAAGATCAGCGACCTGCGGCTGATCTTTGAAAACGACATGCGGTTTTTGAAGCAGTTTTAAGGAGGAGAGAGAAATGAAGTTATCCAGAGAATGGCTCAATGAATTCGTCGACGTCCGGGACATCGGCGAACGGGAGTTCGCCGAGGCGATGACTCTCTCCGGTTCCAAGGTGGAGGTCACGGAGGACTTAGGCGCGGAGATTCAAAATGTGGTGGCAGGCCGGATCGTCCGGATGGAGCACCATCCCGACTCCGACCATATGTGGGTCTGCCAGATTGACGTGGGCGAGGCCGAGCCGGTCCAGATCGTCACCGGCGCCTGGAACATCCACGAGGGCGACCTTGTGCCTGTGGCCAGGCACAAGGCTCTGCTGCCCGGCGGCGTCAAGATCGAAAAGGGCAAGCTCCGGGGCGTTTTGTCCTGCGGCATGCTGTGCTCTTTGAAAGAGCTGGGGCTCACCGCGGCCCACGACTTCCCCTATGCGGTGATCCAGGCCGCCGCGCTTTTGAACGACTATCATCCCCTGGACAGGGAAAAGCCCTCCATCCCCGCAGACGTCCAGCCCGGCCACAGGATTTTCGGCAAAGTGGTGGCGGCAAAGGTGCTCTCCGCCACGGCCGACGGCGACAGCTACCATTATCTCTGCAAGCTGGAGACCGGAAGCGGCGAGGCGGAGGTCCCCACCGCCTGCCAGAACATCCATTCGGGCGACCTAGTGGCCTACGACACGGCCAAGGGCCTCATCTGTACCCTTGCCGACCTCCACGCCCAGCAGGAGGAGTTCCCCCACTGCATCGAAGACGGCATCTGGGTGCTTCAGGAGGATGTGAAGCCCGGCGACGACATCCGAGGCGTCATGGGCGCGGACGACCAGGTGGTGGAATTTGAGATCACCCCCAACCGCCCCGACTGCCTCTCCGTCATCGGCCTGGCCCGGGAGGCCTCCGCCACCTTTGGCCGTGAGCTTCATCTCCATACCCCGGAAATCCGCGGCTGCGGCGGCAGCATCGCGGACCTGGTGGACATTGAAATCGAGGACGGCGACCTCTGCCCCCGCTACACCGCCCGGATGGTGAAAAACGTCAAGATCGCCCCTTCCCCCAAGTGGATGCGCCAGCGGCTGCGCAACAGCGGCGTGCGCCCCATCAACAACATCGTGGACATCACCAATTACGTGATGCTGGAATACGGCCAGCCCATGCACGCCTTTGATTTCTCCTGTGTGGAGGGCGGCAAAATCGTCGTCCGCACCGCCCGGGAGGGCGAGACCATCCAGACGCTGGACGGCAACGAGCGCAAGCTGACCACCTCCATGCTGTGCATCTGTGACGAGCACCGGCCCGTCTGCGTGGCGGGCGTGATGGGCGGCGCCAACTCTGAAATTGTGGGCGACACCGCTCAGGTGCTCTTTGAATCCGCCAACTTCAACGGTGCTTCCGTCCGCCGCACCGCCACCGCCCTGGGGATGCGCACCGATGCATCGGCCCGCTATGAAAAGGGGCTGGATCCCATGAACACCATGAAAGCCGTGCAGCGCGCCTGTGAGCTGGTGGAGCTCTTAGGTGCCGGCGAGGTAGTAGACGGCGTCATGGACGTGATCGCCAGGGACTCCAATCCTGTCACCGTCCGTCTGGAGCCGGGGAAGGTCAACGCCCTGCTGGGCACCGACGTGAGCGAGGAGGAGATGCGCCGCATCCTGCTGAGCCTCGGCTTTGAGCTGGAGGGCGACCTCATCCGCGTGCCCTCCTGGCGCAGCGATGTGGAGCATTACTCCGACATCGCCGAGGAAGTGGCCCGGTTCTACGGCTACAACAAGATTCCCACCACGCTGATGCGGGGTGCCACCCTCCGGGGCGGCTACAGCCCCGTCCAGCATCTGGAGCGCTCGGTGGGAGCACTTTGCCGCACCCTGGGCTACAGCGAGATCATCACCTACTCCTTCATCAGCCCCGCCTACTACGATAAGATCAACCTCCCCGCCGACTCCCCCCTGCGCAATTCCATGCGGATTCTCAATCCCTTAGGCGAGGACACCTCCATCATGCGCACCACCACCCTGCCCTCCATGCTGGAGATCCTGGCCCGGAACTACAGCTTCCGCAACAAGTCCGCGTGGCTCTACGAGCTTGGCCGGGTCTACTTTGCCAAAAACGACGGCAGCGGCATGGCCGACGAGCCCAAAGTGCTTTCCCTGGGTGCCTATGGGGAGGGCTGCGACTTCTTCCATCTCAAAGGCGCTGTGGAGGCCATCCTCAGCGGTCTGCGCATCAGCGGAGCGGTTTACACCGCCGTCCGGGACAATCCCTCCTACCATCCCGGGCGGTGCGCCCAGGTCAGCGTGGATGGGGAAGTCATCGGCGTTTTCGGCCAGATCCACCCCAATGTGGCCGCAAACTACGGCATGGACACGGAGGTCTATGCCGCTGAACTGAGCTTCAATGCCCTCTATGCCCATAAAGGCGCCGACCCCATTTATACGCCGCTGCCCAAGTACCCCTCCGTCACCCGGGATATCGCAGTGGTATGCCGCAGGGAGATCACCGTCGGCCAGTTGGAGGACTGCATCCGCCGGGGCGCCAAGGGTCTTTTAAAGGATGTGGCCCTGTTCGACATCTACACCGGCAAGGGCGTCGCCGAGGGCTTTAAGAGTGTGGCCTTCAACCTGCAGCTGCGCTCCGATCAGCGGAACCTGACCGCCCAGGAGGCGGACGAGGATGTGCAGAGCATCCTGGATCTGCTCAAGGCAGAGCTGGGCGCTGTTTTGCGCTAAGCGGCCAGGAGACGAAGTTTTTGCTTTTCCCCTTTACAGAATTGGGAAAAACGAGTATACTAAGGACAAGATTTTTGGCCTATCTGCACAGCCAACAGAGAAAAGGTGGTGTCTGTATGGACGACTTTACCCGCAAATTCAACCTGGTGGAGGAACGTGACGCGCAAATCCACGAGATTCTCTCCACTGTTTATCAGGCGTTGGAGGAAAAGGGATACAACCCGATCAACCAGATCGTCGGCTATATCCTGTCCGAGGACCCCACCTATATCACCAACCACAACCACGCGCGCACGCTGATCCGTAAAATTGACCGGGATGAGCTGCTGCAGGTCTTGGTCCGCAAATACCTGGGGCAATAACAAATTCAATGAGAGTAATCCCGCAGTGTTTTGGGAAAGGTTACAAAGGTACCTTTTCCAGGCACTGCGGGGTTTTTTCTTTTTCGTCAAATTCCCACATCTTCCCCCTTTGATTCCGTGAAAATGACGGTAAAAAACAGGCAACAGGTAATTGACAAATCGGAAAAAATCTGTTACAATTTGGTTACAATTTTGAAGCGAGGTGTAACAATGGCAGAAAGCAAAACCGCCAAGCAAGAAGGTCTCATGTACAAAGGGCATCCGCTCCGCCGGGTCGACAATCTGATTTACTATGGCTCCATGGCCGATAAATATATCATCATGATGCAGGTGCTGGAAAGCAAAAAGGAGCAGGATCTGGATATGGCCACAAAGGTCTCCGTCCAGCTGCAGCTGACCGATCCCGATTTGAAATCCCGCGACCGGGTTGTCAAAAAGAGCGAAAAAGACAGCCTCTACTCTGCAATGGATGTTGCAGCCATCTGGCTGGAGCGTGCATTGAGCGGCAAGTAACTTCACTCCCATTCTATACAAATGTCGAAAGGAAGCGTAAGAGAAGATGAGACGTTTCGCAGGAAAGGCCACCAAAGTTTTGATTGTTTCCGCCGTTATGACGGCATGTTTGGCAGTATCCGCTCTGGCCGCCGACATTGGAATCGGCGTCGGCGCCACCACGGGTTCTTCCCTGCGGCTCCGCTCGGAACCCAACACTTCCTCCGCCACCGTCACCTATCTGGACAAGGGCGTGGCGGTTTCCATCCTGGAAAAGCTGGACGGCTGGTACAAGGTCAGCTTTGAAGGCAGCACCGGCTATGTGTCCGCCGACTACCTGGTTGAGGATCAGGACGGCGTGTTCACCTCCTACGGCCGGGTCAACAGCGACGGCGTAAACGTCCGCGCGGCGGCTTCCACCGACAGCGGCGTGGCCGCCACCCTCTCCAAGGACACCTATCTCACCGTAAACGGCTTCACCGACGGCTGGTACAGCGTCACCTGCAAGTACGGCACCACCGGCTATGTCCGCAGCGACTTTGTGGATCTGACCACCGACTCTTCCTCCGGCAGCGAGATGGGCAAAAATGTGGTGGCCACCGCCAAGCAGTACTTAGGCACCCGCTATGTCTACGGCGGCGCCTCCCCCAGCGGCTTCGACTGCTCCGGCTTCACCATGTATGTCTACCAGCAGTATGGCTATTCCCTGCCCCACACCGCGACCGGCCAGTGGCAGTCCTCCTCCGGCACCAAGGTGTCCCGCAGCGAGATCCAGCCCGGCGACTTGGTGTTCTTCTGTGACCCCAGTCGCTCCAACGGCAAGGCCTGCTCCCACGCCGGCATCTACATCGGCGACGGCCAGTTCATCCACTCCTCCTCCTCCAGAAGCGGCGGAGTCATCATCAGCAGCCTCTACGACGACTACTACAATACCTACTATGTCGGCGCAAAGCGCTTGGGCTGATCTGAACGGAATACATACGCAAAAAGCTCCTCCCGATTATGGGAGGAGCTTTTATCATGAACTTTTACTTGGCCTGATGACGCTGGGCTGCGGTGAGGATGTTGCGCAGCAGGATCACCCGGGTCATAGGGCCCACGCCGCCGGGTACCGGCGTGATATAGGACGCCTTGGCGGAGACCTCGGCAAAGTTCACATCGCCGCAGAACTTCCCCTCTTCGTTCCGGTTCATGGCCACGTCGATGACCACCACTCCCTCTTTGACCATATCGCCGGTGATGAGATTCCGCTGTCCGGCAGCCGACACCAGGATATCCGCCTGGCGGGTGATCTCAGAGAGGTTTTTGGTCTTGGTATGGCAGGTGGTGACGGTGCCGTCATTTTGGATCAGCAGCTGGGCCATGGGCTTGCCCACAATGTTGCTGCGGCCCACCACCACGCACCGCTTGCCGGCCACGGAAATGCCATAGGCGCGGAACATCTCCATAATTCCCGCCGGGGTGCAGGGCAGAAAGTAGGGATCGCCTGTCATCATGCGCCCCACGTTGGCTGGGTGGAAAGCGTCCACGTCCTTATCCTGGGCAATGGCCTCGATGACCCGCTGTTCGCTGATCTGCCGGGGCAGGGGCAGCTGAACCAGGATGCCGTCGATCTCCCCACATTGGTTGAGTTCAGCGATCAGCTCCAGCAGTGCCTCCTCCCGGGTCTGCTCCGGCAGCAGGTACTCCCGGCTGAGAAAGCCGCACTGGGCGCAGTCCTTCTCCTTGTTGTTCACATAGACCCGGGAGGCGGGATCGTCCCCCACCAGGATCACAGCCAGCCCCGGCTTTCGGGGCAGTTTTTTCGCCTCTTCCATCAGCCGCTCTTTCTCCTTTGCGGCCAGCGCCTTTCCGTCAATGTAAACCGCCATCGGAATCCTCCTCTCCGGAGGCGTGGGACTCCTTCTCCGGTTCCGCCGCGTCTGCCGCAGGCTCCATGACGGCCTCTGCCTTTTGGGCCGCCACCCGGTTCACCATCAGCTCCTGCGGATCATGGGGATGCAGCTTGATATGATAGAACAGCAACAGTGCCGCCAGAATGGCCACCACCAGGGACAGCGCCTGGGACACCCGGATGGGCTCGCCGAAGAGCGTCCAGTCAAAGAGATAGAGGCTGTCGGTCCGCAGCCCCTCGATCCACAGCCGGCCCAAGCCGTACCAGAGGAAGTAGAAGCAGGTATTTTCTCCGTCAAATCTCCGGGCCTTTGTCACCACGAAAAAGATCAGGAGCAGTCCGACCACGTTCCACAGGCTCTCATAGAAAAAAGTGGGATGCACTTCAATATACTGCGCGGCGCTGGTCCATAGGCGCATCCGCCAGGGCAGCGTTGTCTCGGCGCCAAAGGCCTCCCGGTTCATAAAATTGCCCCAGCGGCCGATGGCCTGCCCGATCAGCAGCCCCATAACGCAAAGGTCTGTCATGGCCCACAGCTTGATTTTCTTATGCCGGCAGTAGAAAAATGCCGTCAAAAACGCGGCGATCACCGTGCCGTATATGGCCAGCCCACCGTCCCAAATAGCCACGATCTTTCCCCAGTTGGGGCTTCCATCGGCATTTTGAAACAGCGACCAGTAAAAAATCACGTAGTAGAGGCGGGCGCCTAAGATTCCAGCTGGCGTA
Proteins encoded:
- the alr gene encoding alanine racemase; this encodes MEKTLRRTWAEINLDHLAYNYQALRRQAGPQAKFLGVVKADAYGHGAVHVARKLEQLGADYLAVSNVEEAEELRQGEIHLPILVLGYTPSEMTSVLIAHNVAQDVPSLEMARAYSKEASAAGSTLRVHLKLDTGMGRLGFQCDEAHFERSLDEILQAVRLPGLEWEGIFMHFCVADEPECADHRAFTKLQFERFRHMVEEVERRACMRFAIHHCANSGATAYYPEFAWDMVRPGILLYGTGQVSRDLGLKPVMALKTAVGQVKEFEPDTSVSYGRTYFTGRGPSRIGVLPIGYADGFSRCLSNRWQVLTREGEAPIRGRICMDMCMADLTDLPGVGPGDEVEVFGEHNSVDRMAELAGTITYELLCAVSRRVPRIYLEGGRAVERNLMLQL
- the pheS gene encoding phenylalanine--tRNA ligase subunit alpha gives rise to the protein MKQQLEQIRTHALSSIAGTRAAADLEALRVQYLGKKGELTAVLKQMGKLAAEERPIIGQLANDVRAAVEAAIEQQSALLERQALADRLEQETVDVTIPGTRQEVGHAHPMYQVLDEIKDIFIGMGFQILDGPEVEQSDYNFTRLNTPDDHPAREWSDTFYFDNGSKALLRTQTSPMQIRAMETVPLPIRVIVPGRVYRKDEVDATHSPMFHQIEGLVVDKGITMADLKGTLNTVIRAIYGENTVTRFRPHHFPFTEPSCEMDMQCHKCGGKGCPTCKGEGWIEVLGAGMVHPKVLSGCNVDPDVYSGFAFGMGLERLAMGRFKISDLRLIFENDMRFLKQF
- a CDS encoding type II toxin-antitoxin system PemK/MazF family toxin → MDTSVKRGDIYYADLSPVVGSEQGGVRPVLIIQNDTGNRYSPTVIAAAITSQTGKARLPTHIELSAARSGLTRDSVVLLEQVRTLDKRRLREKMGKADDAVMEQIDTAIAVSFGLQQHDQLV
- a CDS encoding PF20097 family protein; translated protein: MRCPYCNEEMQKGFIPNGGQPVQWIPDGGKPSLLSFSIAEKGVLLISKFSPLKVNGYRAEAHYCSKCKVVIAPTKE
- a CDS encoding NAD(P)H-hydrate dehydratase; the encoded protein is MLIATTAQMKELDRAAIEEWKIPSTELMERAAEGVAQAVLKELKERPGKSAASVFCGTGNNGGDGIAAARLLARSGMQVRAFLVGSYEKMTEDAKEMTRRLSDAGVNLEQWRPDAELYQFVRRSQVIVDALFGVGLSRPIQDPALTALIERINRSEALVVSADIASGVEADTGRILGTAVRADRTITFTMPKIGHFAGDGKLCTGRLQVWDIGIPSELVRQGTYLTQSIDADYVRGVLPRRKPDGHKGTFGKAYLLAGSVGYTGAPVLAARAAARTGCGLVTLGVPESIYAIAAGKCEEPMPYPLPDTKGQFSKKALQGVLERASGSDAVLIGPGVGRASEAAWLMRTLLDQLGVPVVLDADGINALEGHIDVLDRRKGKVTVLTPHDGEFARIGGDLSSGDRVDAAREFARRHGCYLVLKGHATVVVSPAGTALINTTGNSGMAKGGSGDVLAGMLVSLLAQGAGPMAAAGAAVWLHGRAGDLAAQALTEYAMTPQDMIGRIPAAFQSIRI